The Candidatus Aegiribacteria sp. genome window below encodes:
- a CDS encoding transposase — protein sequence MDWKSAVHHVMARGIEKSTIFKDDNDRARFVARIEKCVAETGVAIYAWALMPNHIHLLIKTKNIPLSKFMQKLLTGHANYFNKKYNRVGHLFQNRYKSILVQAEVYLLKLVRYIHVNPLEASIVSDYETLKRYPWTGHPGLVYPGYYPWQETRQVLNAFSSNKMNKIRQYTQFIEESEEIIYQDGRFNDGSFLLGANGLLSLDESEEEEIGGYSQYRVLGNIDYAREIYDKISRVRKGQLRDREFEHDSVIKILEYAANKWRIPRTALTSKGRSKSVAEARELVCYMFINVMGMSLVDSGRILNLSCQGVHAAAERFLPDYDFDTEIRSILT from the coding sequence TTGGATTGGAAAAGCGCGGTACACCATGTAATGGCAAGGGGTATCGAGAAGAGTACCATATTCAAAGATGATAACGACAGAGCACGGTTTGTAGCAAGGATCGAGAAGTGTGTCGCTGAAACTGGAGTAGCAATATATGCATGGGCATTGATGCCCAACCATATACACCTGCTTATTAAAACAAAAAATATACCCCTTTCGAAATTCATGCAGAAACTTCTAACCGGTCATGCTAACTATTTTAACAAGAAATACAATCGAGTAGGACATCTTTTCCAGAATCGCTACAAATCGATTCTCGTCCAGGCTGAGGTATACCTTCTTAAACTAGTGCGCTACATTCATGTAAATCCACTTGAAGCATCGATAGTAAGTGATTATGAGACGCTTAAAAGGTACCCGTGGACAGGTCATCCAGGATTAGTTTATCCTGGTTACTATCCATGGCAGGAAACTCGCCAGGTACTGAATGCGTTTTCTTCTAATAAAATGAACAAAATTAGACAATACACGCAATTCATCGAAGAATCTGAAGAAATTATCTATCAGGACGGAAGATTCAATGACGGATCATTTCTCCTAGGTGCTAATGGGTTACTTAGTCTGGATGAATCAGAAGAAGAGGAAATCGGGGGATATTCTCAGTATAGAGTACTAGGAAATATTGACTATGCTCGAGAAATCTACGATAAAATCAGTCGCGTGAGGAAAGGTCAACTAAGAGATCGTGAATTCGAACATGATTCTGTTATTAAAATCCTTGAATACGCTGCAAACAAATGGAGAATTCCTAGAACTGCACTCACTTCAAAAGGGCGTTCAAAATCGGTGGCCGAAGCAAGAGAACTCGTCTGCTATATGTTTATAAATGTCATGGGTATGAGCCTTGTTGATTCCGGAAGAATACTGAATCTCAGCTGCCAGGGAGTACATGCTGCCGCCGAAAGATTTTTACCCGATTATGATTTTGATACAGAGATTAGGAGTATTCTAACGTAA